Proteins found in one Mucilaginibacter gracilis genomic segment:
- a CDS encoding VIT1/CCC1 transporter family protein, which yields MAKTNNYVEKHYVTRMGWLRASVLGANDGILSTTSIVIGVAAASPARHAIVLAALAGLMAGAMSMAAGEYVSVSSQADTESADLSREREELHQMPDIELEELADIYVKRGLDAKLAHQVAIQLTKHDALQAHARDELGMNEITTANPLQAALASLASFTMGALLPFLVSIFAAIKYMVYLQYGFSILFLMVLGAVAARAGGSNIAKAVLRIGFWGTVAMGVTALVGHLFGVSAS from the coding sequence ATGGCAAAAACCAACAACTACGTAGAAAAACATTATGTTACCCGTATGGGATGGCTTCGGGCTTCGGTACTTGGGGCCAATGATGGCATACTTTCAACGACCAGCATCGTCATTGGTGTTGCCGCAGCTTCACCTGCCAGGCACGCGATCGTACTTGCTGCTTTAGCCGGACTGATGGCCGGGGCGATGTCGATGGCGGCAGGTGAATACGTGTCGGTGAGTTCCCAGGCAGACACCGAAAGCGCAGACCTAAGTAGAGAACGCGAGGAACTTCACCAAATGCCTGATATCGAATTAGAGGAACTCGCTGATATTTATGTAAAGCGCGGGCTTGATGCCAAACTGGCTCATCAGGTTGCTATTCAGCTCACCAAGCATGATGCCCTTCAGGCACACGCAAGGGATGAACTCGGTATGAACGAGATTACTACAGCAAATCCACTACAAGCTGCCCTAGCTTCCTTGGCGTCATTTACCATGGGGGCACTTTTGCCGTTTCTCGTTTCCATTTTTGCAGCTATAAAATATATGGTGTATCTGCAATATGGTTTTTCAATTCTTTTCCTGATGGTTCTGGGCGCTGTTGCCGCCAGGGCTGGTGGTTCAAATATCGCTAAGGCTGTGCTCAGAATAGGTTTCTGGGGAACGGTTGCAATGGGCGTAACCGCACTGGTTGGTCATCTTTTTGGAGTTAGTGCTTCCTAG
- a CDS encoding DUF6799 domain-containing protein: MKKILIALTAMALSCSAMAQTKMNDTTTIKKTSKTAHRKSSKTMHKMKIENGLMMMDGKMMTRQDGKNTPMTEDKTLANGTKVMPDGTVEMKDGKKVQLKEGECVMMDGKIQTMPAKKIKKKATPKI; encoded by the coding sequence ATGAAAAAAATATTAATTGCGCTAACCGCTATGGCATTAAGTTGTAGTGCTATGGCACAGACAAAAATGAATGATACCACTACCATCAAAAAAACTTCTAAAACTGCGCATAGAAAGTCCTCTAAAACCATGCATAAAATGAAAATCGAAAATGGTTTAATGATGATGGATGGCAAGATGATGACCAGGCAAGATGGCAAAAATACCCCCATGACAGAAGATAAAACTTTGGCTAACGGGACTAAAGTGATGCCGGACGGTACTGTAGAAATGAAGGATGGCAAAAAAGTCCAGCTGAAAGAAGGAGAGTGTGTGATGATGGATGGAAAAATACAAACCATGCCAGCAAAAAAAATCAAAAAGAAAGCAACCCCCAAAATATAA
- a CDS encoding BON domain-containing protein gives MKTNQELQKDVQDAIRWEPLLNAAEIGVTAKDGVITLTGTVDSYYKKVEAETAAKNVAGVKAVAEEITIKYGDYGKKSDTEIANEVLNAWKWNWEVPEEKIKVKVENGWVTLEGELQWNYQREAAKKAINTLSGVLGVSNNIKIKSESHDAIEKKDIECALERNSSIDDLDITVDVKGSNVKLTGTVNSFYAKDEAEQIAWNAPGVWTVDNELVIEYDN, from the coding sequence ATGAAAACTAATCAGGAATTACAAAAAGACGTTCAGGATGCCATCAGATGGGAACCGTTATTGAACGCAGCAGAAATTGGTGTTACAGCCAAAGATGGTGTGATCACACTAACAGGTACTGTTGATAGTTACTACAAAAAGGTGGAAGCTGAAACCGCCGCCAAAAATGTAGCCGGCGTGAAAGCGGTAGCGGAAGAAATAACCATTAAATATGGCGATTATGGTAAAAAAAGCGACACTGAAATTGCCAACGAAGTATTAAATGCCTGGAAATGGAATTGGGAAGTTCCCGAAGAAAAAATAAAGGTAAAAGTGGAAAATGGCTGGGTTACTTTGGAAGGTGAATTACAGTGGAATTACCAGCGCGAAGCAGCCAAAAAAGCCATCAATACGCTTTCTGGCGTTTTGGGTGTTTCTAACAACATCAAGATCAAATCTGAAAGCCATGATGCCATCGAAAAAAAGGACATCGAATGTGCTCTGGAGCGTAATTCATCAATTGATGATCTTGATATAACGGTAGATGTTAAAGGAAGCAATGTAAAGCTGACCGGAACAGTTAATTCGTTTTACGCTAAAGACGAAGCTGAGCAGATTGCCTGGAATGCCCCGGGTGTCTGGACAGTAGATAACGAACTGGTTATCGAATACGATAACTAG
- a CDS encoding SHOCT domain-containing protein, with translation MFYYNNFWGMDFIWWFIWIMLLIWIFAIPYDIPFQRNAKNSPLDILQKRFASGEISRDDYDERKKIILADL, from the coding sequence ATGTTTTACTACAACAACTTTTGGGGGATGGATTTTATCTGGTGGTTCATATGGATCATGCTGCTGATCTGGATCTTCGCCATACCCTACGATATTCCATTTCAGCGAAATGCCAAGAACAGCCCTTTGGACATATTACAAAAGCGGTTTGCATCCGGTGAGATCAGTAGGGATGATTACGACGAAAGAAAAAAGATCATTTTGGCCGACCTGTAA
- a CDS encoding aldo/keto reductase produces the protein MSLNSFVTLGHSGLRVSRLVMGAMTFGEETGFGSDAKQSDQVLSKYLELGGNFIDTANIYTKGHSEKIIGDYFAKEKAKRNRVVIASKFMGNLYAGDPNGGGAGRKAIFDQCHESLRRLQTDYIDLYWLHAWDRLTPIEETMSALNDLVREGKIRYIGFSDVPAWKAAQAQVMAKANNWAPIIALQLEYSLLERTIEGEHVEMAAELGMGIIPWSPLKSGLLSGKFTKATPMSGVRSYFIGKVTDHQYAIIDEVVKIAKELDTKPAIVALAWVQQKSGVSATLLGARTLEQLESNVKSMDLKLPESAIKRLDEISKPTLNFPYDFLGNTINLSQAGTTVNGIPSQITPMTPANDAERH, from the coding sequence ATGTCACTAAATTCATTTGTAACGCTCGGTCATTCGGGTCTTCGTGTTAGCCGCCTTGTCATGGGCGCCATGACTTTCGGTGAGGAAACCGGCTTTGGCAGCGATGCTAAACAATCAGATCAGGTATTATCTAAATACCTGGAACTCGGAGGCAATTTTATCGATACGGCCAACATTTACACCAAAGGCCATTCCGAAAAAATCATTGGCGACTATTTCGCGAAGGAAAAAGCGAAAAGAAACCGGGTAGTTATTGCATCCAAATTCATGGGCAATCTTTATGCAGGCGACCCGAACGGGGGAGGAGCCGGACGAAAAGCTATTTTCGATCAGTGCCATGAATCGTTACGCCGGCTGCAGACGGACTATATTGATCTGTACTGGCTGCATGCCTGGGATAGATTAACGCCTATTGAAGAAACCATGAGCGCATTAAATGACCTGGTCCGTGAAGGGAAAATAAGATACATCGGGTTTTCAGATGTACCCGCATGGAAGGCTGCGCAGGCACAGGTTATGGCGAAGGCGAATAACTGGGCACCAATAATAGCCCTTCAGTTGGAATACTCCTTATTGGAAAGAACGATAGAAGGTGAACACGTTGAAATGGCAGCAGAACTGGGCATGGGTATCATCCCCTGGAGCCCGCTCAAAAGCGGACTTTTAAGCGGGAAGTTTACTAAAGCCACGCCGATGTCTGGTGTCAGATCTTATTTTATAGGGAAAGTGACAGATCATCAGTATGCCATTATTGATGAAGTGGTCAAAATTGCAAAAGAGCTGGATACGAAGCCGGCTATTGTCGCATTGGCCTGGGTTCAGCAAAAAAGTGGTGTAAGCGCGACCTTATTGGGTGCCAGGACGCTGGAGCAACTGGAATCAAATGTTAAATCAATGGATCTTAAACTACCGGAGTCGGCGATAAAGCGTTTGGATGAGATCTCAAAACCAACACTGAATTTCCCATACGATTTCCTTGGCAATACAATTAATCTCTCTCAAGCCGGTACGACGGTTAATGGCATACCATCACAAATTACACCGATGACGCCGGCAAATGATGCCGAACGGCATTAA
- a CDS encoding TolC family protein — translation MRQLIVVILVGFCLPAGAQGKISFRTVDEAFIYADAHSSVFKNATQENILSKYQTLAAKLSTWNLKSDANFSATDNTKLGTTFIPAEIFGGPAGTFQKVTFGQQYVSNLNINPQIDLLNLGAEAKVKTARANEQLIHFSHLISRKSLYENLAAAFLNAVSCERQITVTQNSLLNADTLTNIMKNKLNEGVARSQDVNNAIANSLSVTDKLQQLQVQLLEQYNTIKLLCDIDSDTDLQIQDKGLALVNNDDIPEAYGDLLQNQQQWQKNYQEADLRAVLRSFLPTVTLFSSFALQQNTTKRFFDNSQWFASNYIGLRVTLPLVPDVSKLTAVKNARINIIIAGNNLEHARIQDKINNNQLRLEYQKSLGSYRLALQIEALKKDSYLKNLNIYKEGILSATDLLNSLNDWFTAGINTATQYAACAYAYTNIHISNTLK, via the coding sequence ATGCGTCAGCTCATTGTGGTTATATTAGTTGGTTTTTGCCTGCCTGCAGGTGCACAGGGCAAGATCTCTTTCCGAACGGTAGATGAGGCATTTATCTACGCGGATGCACACAGCAGTGTGTTTAAAAACGCCACACAGGAAAATATTCTTTCCAAATACCAAACACTGGCAGCAAAACTGAGCACATGGAATTTAAAAAGTGATGCTAATTTCTCTGCCACGGATAACACTAAATTAGGGACTACTTTTATACCGGCTGAAATATTCGGCGGGCCGGCAGGGACTTTTCAAAAGGTAACTTTTGGCCAGCAATATGTGAGTAACCTTAATATTAACCCGCAAATAGACCTGCTGAATTTAGGCGCTGAAGCTAAAGTTAAAACTGCCCGGGCTAATGAACAGCTGATTCACTTTAGCCATCTCATCTCCAGAAAAAGCCTTTATGAAAATCTTGCCGCCGCTTTTCTTAATGCTGTCTCCTGTGAAAGGCAGATAACGGTTACCCAAAACAGTTTATTAAATGCCGATACGTTGACGAACATCATGAAAAATAAGCTTAACGAAGGGGTTGCGCGGTCACAGGATGTCAATAACGCAATTGCCAATTCGCTTTCCGTAACAGACAAGCTGCAGCAATTGCAAGTGCAATTGTTGGAACAGTATAATACCATCAAATTACTTTGCGATATTGACAGCGATACTGATTTGCAAATACAGGACAAAGGGCTGGCATTAGTTAATAATGATGATATACCTGAAGCCTATGGCGACCTGCTCCAAAATCAGCAGCAATGGCAAAAAAACTACCAGGAGGCTGATTTACGGGCTGTTTTAAGATCGTTTTTACCAACGGTCACCTTGTTCAGCAGCTTTGCCTTGCAACAGAATACAACAAAGCGTTTTTTTGATAACAGCCAATGGTTTGCCAGTAATTATATAGGATTGCGGGTCACCCTGCCACTTGTCCCTGATGTCAGTAAGCTCACCGCGGTAAAAAATGCGCGTATTAATATCATTATAGCAGGTAATAACCTGGAGCATGCCCGGATACAGGATAAGATTAATAATAACCAACTGCGGCTGGAGTATCAAAAGTCGCTGGGCAGTTACCGTTTGGCTTTGCAAATCGAGGCCTTGAAAAAGGACAGCTATCTTAAAAATCTCAACATCTACAAAGAAGGAATTTTATCTGCGACCGATCTGCTCAACTCCTTAAACGACTGGTTTACCGCAGGCATTAACACAGCGACACAATATGCAGCATGTGCTTATGCCTATACTAATATTCATATCAGCAATACACTCAAATGA
- a CDS encoding efflux RND transporter periplasmic adaptor subunit, whose protein sequence is MKRYFHFFIISIAINAVSCKQMVEQIRPVRKDLVEMVFASGVLEADGENRLTAQTDGFIVSIDFNEGDEVMPGELLAVIDNGQNLANASSARVLSSIAQQNTLPSAPALLQIKANIAAAEAKLKLDQLQAGRYKRLYTANSVSQLEYENTVLTATTSNAALAALRQQYNSMQITAQQQAVTQRSIANVNTIVKDQNQVRAIIRGRVYEKQKQLGDYVRKGDVIAVVASQKLIYAKLSVDESNMASLKTGQTVIVKLNTNKHKTYKAVLHEILPSFDTGTQSFLVKAYFTDSLDFRIAGTQLEANIITGEKKNALVIPRNYLSYGDKVTLKDKKVVQVKTGIVSSEWVEILGGINEQDILILDNK, encoded by the coding sequence ATGAAAAGATACTTTCATTTCTTTATCATTAGCATAGCAATAAACGCCGTTTCTTGTAAACAGATGGTCGAGCAAATCCGCCCGGTCAGAAAAGACCTCGTAGAAATGGTATTTGCTTCAGGCGTACTGGAAGCAGACGGAGAGAACAGGCTCACTGCTCAGACCGACGGTTTCATTGTAAGCATAGATTTTAATGAAGGTGATGAGGTTATGCCCGGGGAACTGCTTGCTGTGATCGATAATGGTCAGAACCTGGCAAATGCAAGCAGTGCGCGAGTATTGAGCAGCATCGCTCAACAAAACACGCTGCCTTCGGCACCTGCCTTATTACAGATCAAAGCTAACATAGCTGCCGCCGAGGCAAAGCTGAAGTTAGACCAATTGCAGGCTGGCCGTTATAAAAGGCTTTATACCGCTAACAGTGTTTCTCAGCTGGAATATGAAAATACAGTTTTAACCGCAACAACCTCTAATGCGGCTTTAGCTGCTTTGCGACAGCAATATAACAGCATGCAAATAACCGCGCAGCAACAGGCGGTTACTCAGCGGTCCATTGCCAATGTAAATACCATCGTAAAAGATCAGAATCAGGTGAGGGCGATAATCCGGGGCAGGGTTTATGAAAAGCAGAAGCAATTAGGTGATTATGTACGCAAGGGCGATGTAATAGCTGTTGTCGCGAGCCAAAAACTGATCTACGCAAAATTAAGCGTGGATGAAAGCAATATGGCCAGTTTGAAAACAGGCCAGACGGTTATTGTTAAACTCAATACCAATAAGCATAAAACCTATAAAGCGGTGTTACACGAAATACTGCCGTCTTTTGATACCGGAACACAATCGTTTTTAGTTAAGGCTTATTTTACAGACAGCCTTGATTTTCGAATAGCCGGTACACAATTAGAGGCCAATATCATAACCGGTGAGAAGAAAAACGCATTGGTTATACCCCGTAACTATTTATCATACGGAGATAAGGTGACGCTAAAAGATAAAAAAGTAGTCCAGGTCAAAACAGGCATTGTTTCATCAGAATGGGTGGAAATATTGGGCGGTATTAATGAGCAGGATATATTAATTCTGGACAACAAATAA
- a CDS encoding ABC transporter permease, translating into MKYNHHIDSEISFTYIVNQKKLTLVAALGVTIGIAVYIFMSSMTAGFSRSTDASIFKTTPHIRIYKDDEISRSLISNDKTGKQLAIIVNPRVIPQSDKIINPDQIVSLLKQQPHVSVVSPQVTVTVFYNNGQSLINGIASGVNIEDADKMFNIQSTVVEGNMTDLNTIPNGILLGSGIADKMNVKTGDNITLTSSRNVIKVMKVAGIFQTKNSGVDKTKSYIGISAARQLLKQSPTYVSDINVDVTDFNSAPFYAVQFSKLTGYRAEDWQSANQTLVAGSAMREIVITGISLSILLVAGFGIYNILNMTISQKINDIAILKAMGFRGRDVIRIFVLQAFTIGMIGLLMGCLLSWLFVWELSKTYIGGDIGYFPIGFEPAVYLRSIMLGMGITLLAGLIPAMKAANVDPVSIFRK; encoded by the coding sequence ATGAAATACAACCACCATATTGATTCGGAAATATCATTTACCTATATCGTCAATCAAAAAAAACTAACCCTGGTTGCGGCATTGGGTGTGACGATAGGCATAGCTGTTTATATTTTCATGAGTTCGATGACAGCCGGTTTCTCCAGGTCAACAGATGCTTCGATATTCAAAACCACCCCGCATATCCGGATCTATAAAGACGACGAAATAAGCAGGTCATTGATTAGTAATGACAAAACCGGCAAACAGTTAGCCATCATCGTAAACCCCAGGGTTATACCGCAAAGCGACAAAATAATCAACCCGGATCAGATCGTCTCTTTATTGAAACAGCAACCGCACGTAAGCGTTGTTAGCCCTCAGGTAACCGTAACAGTGTTTTATAACAATGGGCAATCGCTGATCAATGGAATTGCCTCCGGGGTGAATATTGAAGACGCGGACAAGATGTTTAATATTCAGTCTACCGTTGTTGAAGGGAATATGACTGATTTGAATACCATTCCCAATGGTATATTGCTCGGTTCAGGAATTGCCGATAAAATGAATGTTAAAACAGGCGATAATATCACGCTTACCTCATCCAGAAATGTAATCAAGGTAATGAAGGTTGCCGGTATTTTTCAGACCAAAAATTCCGGTGTGGATAAAACGAAATCTTATATCGGTATCAGCGCGGCCAGGCAGTTACTTAAACAAAGCCCGACCTACGTGAGTGACATCAATGTGGATGTAACTGATTTTAACAGCGCACCTTTCTACGCGGTCCAATTCTCCAAACTTACAGGCTACCGGGCTGAAGACTGGCAATCTGCTAATCAAACACTGGTAGCCGGATCAGCTATGCGGGAGATCGTGATCACCGGTATATCTTTATCCATTCTTTTGGTTGCGGGTTTTGGTATTTACAATATATTGAACATGACTATCAGTCAAAAGATCAACGATATCGCGATACTGAAAGCAATGGGTTTCCGTGGGCGCGATGTTATCCGAATATTTGTACTTCAGGCATTTACAATAGGTATGATCGGCTTATTGATGGGGTGCTTATTATCCTGGCTTTTTGTTTGGGAACTATCCAAAACCTATATCGGCGGCGATATAGGCTATTTCCCTATTGGGTTTGAACCGGCCGTTTACCTGAGAAGCATAATGCTTGGAATGGGTATAACCCTGTTAGCCGGATTGATCCCTGCGATGAAAGCCGCAAACGTTGACCCAGTATCCATCTTTAGAAAATAA
- a CDS encoding ABC transporter ATP-binding protein produces MAAEPILQADKIEKYFYDPVKFKVLNDISFTINKGEFATLIGKSGCGKSTLLYILSTMDTNYEGILKIEDKLITGQDKDDLAILRNEKIGFVFQFHYLLPEFSCLKNVMIPALKLGMLSRKEIEEKAYAKLTLLGLKDQALKPSSKLSGGQQQRVAIARALINDPLIIMGDEPTGNLDSKNSAIVFETFQQLAHELGQTIIVVTHDNDFAENSDRVIEMIDGTILGK; encoded by the coding sequence ATGGCAGCCGAACCGATATTGCAAGCCGATAAAATAGAGAAGTATTTTTACGACCCGGTAAAATTCAAAGTGTTAAACGATATTTCATTCACCATCAACAAGGGTGAATTTGCCACTTTGATCGGGAAGTCAGGCTGCGGTAAATCTACCTTGCTTTATATTCTTTCTACCATGGATACAAATTATGAAGGGATACTTAAGATAGAAGATAAGCTCATTACCGGACAGGATAAAGATGATCTGGCTATTTTACGGAACGAAAAAATAGGGTTCGTGTTTCAGTTTCATTACCTGTTGCCCGAGTTTAGCTGCCTCAAAAACGTGATGATACCTGCCTTAAAGCTCGGGATGCTGTCAAGAAAGGAGATAGAAGAAAAAGCCTATGCTAAGCTAACGTTATTGGGGTTGAAAGATCAGGCCCTGAAACCATCTTCCAAGTTATCGGGCGGCCAGCAGCAGCGGGTAGCGATAGCCCGCGCGTTGATCAATGATCCGCTCATTATCATGGGAGATGAGCCGACAGGGAACCTGGATTCCAAAAATTCAGCGATCGTATTTGAAACTTTCCAGCAACTGGCACATGAGCTTGGCCAAACGATCATCGTTGTTACGCATGACAATGACTTTGCTGAAAATTCAGACCGGGTGATCGAGATGATCGACGGAACAATACTTGGAAAATAA
- a CDS encoding NADP-dependent oxidoreductase, with the protein MNKVIVLYKRPVGKAELGDFKTNIEEMPTADDGEVLLKTIYVSVDPYLRGRMNDAESYIPPFELNKPLQSGIIAEVVDSNNTLFKIGDFVLGNLEWKEYQVSDGKGLRIIPNDPAYLTAYLGVLGMTGLTAYLGLTQIGLPKPGETLVVSGAAGAVGSIVGQVGKLLGCRVVGITGSDEKVQLLKSKFHFDEAINYKNTVDLTRSINAACPNGVDIYFDNVGGKISDDVLNNINKHARIPLCGAISLYNDATPVLGPYIQPVLVKKSALIQGFIVSDFAAQFPEATRQLTEWLMAGKLTYHETIYKGFDHIPQAFMGLFEGSNEGKMVVKI; encoded by the coding sequence ATGAACAAAGTGATCGTTTTATATAAAAGACCGGTGGGGAAAGCAGAGCTCGGTGATTTCAAGACTAACATCGAAGAAATGCCGACAGCCGATGATGGTGAGGTGTTGCTGAAAACAATTTATGTTTCGGTTGATCCCTACCTGCGTGGAAGAATGAATGACGCGGAGTCGTATATTCCACCATTTGAATTAAACAAACCATTACAGTCGGGTATCATCGCTGAGGTCGTCGATTCCAACAACACGTTATTTAAAATAGGCGATTTTGTTCTGGGAAACTTGGAGTGGAAAGAATACCAGGTATCTGACGGGAAAGGGCTGCGGATCATACCGAACGATCCCGCCTACTTAACGGCCTACCTGGGCGTTTTGGGCATGACCGGCCTTACGGCCTATTTAGGGCTTACGCAGATAGGCTTACCAAAACCGGGCGAAACCTTAGTTGTTTCGGGTGCGGCTGGTGCCGTAGGCAGTATTGTTGGGCAGGTAGGTAAACTGCTGGGATGCCGGGTTGTTGGTATCACAGGCTCGGATGAAAAGGTGCAATTGCTCAAATCAAAATTCCATTTTGATGAAGCCATTAACTATAAAAATACGGTGGATCTGACCCGGTCCATTAATGCAGCGTGCCCAAATGGGGTTGATATTTATTTTGACAATGTTGGTGGCAAAATATCAGACGATGTTTTGAACAACATCAATAAACACGCGCGTATCCCCTTATGCGGCGCAATTTCGCTCTACAATGATGCGACTCCGGTATTGGGCCCGTATATCCAGCCCGTCCTGGTCAAAAAGAGCGCACTCATCCAGGGATTCATTGTTAGTGATTTTGCTGCTCAGTTTCCTGAGGCAACCAGGCAATTAACGGAATGGTTAATGGCGGGTAAACTCACTTATCACGAAACCATTTACAAAGGATTTGATCATATCCCGCAGGCCTTCATGGGGTTGTTTGAAGGAAGCAATGAAGGGAAAATGGTTGTAAAAATTTGA
- a CDS encoding type 1 glutamine amidotransferase domain-containing protein has protein sequence MKVLMVLTSHSELGKTGKKTGFWIEEFAAPYYVLADAGAEITLASPKGGQPPIDPKSESPDAQTAATQRFDSDKDLKDKLGHTLPLNTVNEMHYDAVFYPGGHGPLWDLANDSASIKLIEDFYAHHKPVAFVCHAPGVLMKVKLPDGRPLVKGKAVTGFSNTEEEAVQLTDIVPFLVEDELKKLGGLYSKGPDWGSYVRQDGLLITGQNPASSEQAAKLLLKSLAKK, from the coding sequence ATGAAAGTATTAATGGTATTGACCTCCCATAGTGAATTGGGGAAAACCGGTAAGAAAACCGGCTTCTGGATAGAAGAGTTTGCAGCACCTTACTATGTACTGGCAGATGCCGGGGCAGAAATAACGCTTGCATCGCCTAAAGGCGGCCAGCCGCCTATCGATCCCAAAAGCGAAAGTCCGGATGCACAAACGGCGGCTACGCAAAGATTTGACAGCGACAAGGACCTTAAAGATAAATTAGGTCATACACTTCCGTTAAATACCGTAAACGAAATGCATTATGATGCCGTATTCTATCCCGGCGGGCATGGGCCTTTGTGGGATCTGGCCAACGATAGTGCTTCTATCAAACTAATAGAAGATTTTTATGCGCACCACAAGCCCGTTGCTTTTGTTTGCCATGCGCCGGGCGTATTAATGAAAGTTAAATTACCGGATGGCAGGCCTTTGGTAAAAGGTAAAGCCGTAACCGGGTTCTCCAACACAGAAGAAGAAGCTGTTCAGTTAACCGATATTGTTCCCTTCCTGGTAGAAGATGAATTGAAAAAATTAGGCGGCCTGTATAGTAAAGGGCCAGACTGGGGTTCCTATGTGAGGCAAGACGGCTTGTTGATCACCGGCCAAAACCCGGCATCCTCGGAACAAGCCGCTAAATTATTATTAAAATCTTTAGCTAAAAAATAA